In one Alphaproteobacteria bacterium RIFCSPHIGHO2_01_FULL_41_14 genomic region, the following are encoded:
- a CDS encoding RNA polymerase factor sigma-32: MTKTSEPDSFPTRSLPFQSTSEDMGQYFRKIKSYPILEPDEEYELAQRWYQSQDADAAQRLITSHLRLVVRIAAGYRGYGLPMADLIAEGNIGILNAMKKFDPEKGFRFSTYAIWWIKAAIQDYIVRTWSLVKIGTTAAQRKLFFNLKRMKKEISELEDDFQGMTDKDIRVIAKELKVTETEVREMEERLSGGDASLNASPSSEGEGPEWQDWIESASPSQEEKSIETDKARKQTEILEKCLQYLTPREVVILKARRLEEPPKTLDAISKEVGVSKERIRQIEERAFAKLREIMRQEFSKRGWTDLDRG, from the coding sequence ATGACAAAAACATCAGAACCAGATTCTTTCCCTACCCGATCCCTACCTTTTCAGAGCACCTCTGAGGATATGGGACAATATTTCAGAAAAATTAAAAGCTATCCCATTCTAGAACCAGACGAAGAATATGAATTGGCCCAAAGGTGGTATCAAAGCCAAGATGCTGACGCGGCCCAAAGATTGATCACTAGTCATCTACGGTTGGTGGTGAGGATCGCGGCCGGCTATCGGGGCTATGGGCTGCCCATGGCTGACCTCATTGCCGAAGGAAATATCGGCATTCTCAATGCCATGAAGAAATTTGATCCAGAGAAAGGATTCCGATTTTCGACGTACGCCATATGGTGGATTAAGGCAGCCATCCAAGATTATATTGTAAGAACGTGGTCTTTGGTTAAGATTGGAACTACTGCAGCGCAGAGAAAGCTCTTTTTTAATTTAAAGCGTATGAAAAAAGAAATCTCAGAATTGGAAGATGATTTTCAAGGTATGACGGATAAAGATATTCGCGTGATTGCAAAGGAATTGAAGGTCACTGAAACAGAAGTGCGGGAAATGGAAGAACGACTCAGTGGCGGGGATGCCTCTTTAAATGCCTCTCCGTCATCGGAAGGAGAGGGGCCAGAATGGCAAGATTGGATTGAAAGCGCGAGTCCTAGCCAGGAAGAGAAGTCCATTGAAACAGATAAAGCGCGGAAGCAAACAGAAATTCTGGAAAAATGCCTTCAATATTTAACCCCGCGTGAAGTGGTTATTTTAAAGGCCCGTCGGCTCGAAGAACCTCCGAAAACGCTAGACGCAATTTCCAAAGAAGTGGGGGTTTCAAAAGAACGCATCCGTCAAATTGAAGAGCGCGCTTTTGCAAAGTTGAGAGAAATCATGCGCCAAGAATTTTCCAAACGTGGGTGGACAGATCTTGATAGAGGATAA